ATCGACGCGCCCTTCGAGCAGATCGGCGAGCGAATCGCGCGCTCCGCTTTCGACCCGCTCGACATCCGGCAGGCTCATCCCCTCACCTTCGAGGCTGCGGGCCAGGAGATAGGTGTGAAACGAACCGTCGATCAGCGAGATCCGGCGGTCTTTCAGCTCAGCGACGGAGCCGATCGGACTGTCGCTCCTGACGAAAATGGCGCCATTGGCCGGGCGCGGCGCGGAGGCGGCGACATATTCGACGCCGAGGCCGCGTATGTCCGCCTCAAGCGGCGGCGTCGAGCCGGTGCCGCCGAGATCGATGTCGCCATTTTCCAGCAGCGCCGCCGTATCGCGGCCTTCTGCATAGGAGACGAATATTGGCTGCAGATCCGCGAAGGCGCCGGGCCAGAGGCGCGCGAGACGCAGATGCAGATTGTTGGGATGAACACCAATTTTCATTCTGTGCGACCGATGACGTGGCTCATGGCAATCAATTTACTTTTTTATAAATTGATTGCGAGGAAGCGATTGTCGTCAGCGGGAGAAAATCGCCTTTGAAATCCCATAAAATCGATAGGCAATGAAATCTTTTACCAGATCGAGCGAAGTGAGCGCGCCGGAGTTGAAAATTCGGCGCCGTCACTTTACTTTTTTATAGAACCTTCAAGGACGATACCGTTGACGAAGCCCGTTTCCTCAAGAGTCTGCCGCGATGTCGGCGCAGCAAGCGAATTGCTGAAGCTGATCGCCAACGCCAACCGCCTGGCGATCGTCTGCTACCTCATGGAGACGGAAGCCTCGGTCTCTGGGATGGAGGACGAGCTCGGTATCCGCCAGCCGACGCTTTCCCAGCAATTGAGCGAGCTTCGCGAGGCGGGCGTGATCGAAGGACGCCGCGACGGCAAAGCGATCGTCTATCGCGTCATTGACCCGCGTGTCGAGACGATCGTGCAAACTCTGCGGGACATGTTCTCTGGCCTCGACGATGTCACCGGGCGCTTCGGAATGACGAAGCTGCCGGTCGACGAAATGATGTTCGATTGAACCCCCGATGATCGACCTCTATACTTGGATCACGCCGAACGGGCTTAAAGTGTCCATCGCGCTCGAGGAGTTCGGCCTCTCCTACCGCCCCCACACGATCGATATTACCAAGGGAGATCAATTCCGGCAGGATTATCTCGCCATCAATCCGGGCGGCAAGATTCCGGCTATCGTCGATCACGAGACCGGGATCACGCTTGCCGAATCCGGCGCCATCCTGCTCTACCTCGCCG
The nucleotide sequence above comes from Rhizobium indicum. Encoded proteins:
- a CDS encoding ArsR/SmtB family transcription factor — encoded protein: MTKPVSSRVCRDVGAASELLKLIANANRLAIVCYLMETEASVSGMEDELGIRQPTLSQQLSELREAGVIEGRRDGKAIVYRVIDPRVETIVQTLRDMFSGLDDVTGRFGMTKLPVDEMMFD